In Leishmania mexicana MHOM/GT/2001/U1103 complete genome, chromosome 7, the sequence ctgcacgcacacgcgcagatcACATGTAAACCGCGCACACCGACTCCGACACCGACAATGTAGCGCGGCGACTTGCTCACCGCCCCTTCGCCCTCTTGAGGACCTCAGAGCGCTCTGGCTGCTCACTCGCCTTCCTGCGGGATCCACCGCCAGCACGGCCTTTGTGTGGTGCTCTGCCCCGCTCTGCGCCACTtcacctccctcttcttccctctcctctcctctcctctctacAACTTCTCTGCGCGCATCTCGGCAGTACCTGaatccctccccccactgcCACACGTCAACGTGGGTGGTAGCCTCCGAAACATTCGCCAAGTCTCGTTGgtatatatattttttctTGTTCGTTTCCGGCTCGGCTCTTCTTGcttccgtcgtcgtcgccggcgtcagCGCCGTTCTCGCCgttgctctccctctgtgccCGTGCGAGTAAGCGGGTCATCCGCTTTCGAACCTCCCCGCAAGCATCGCGggtgcgtcggtgccgccactGTTGCTCCCTGCGGCTTCTTCCTTTCCTTACGGATCTCTCGCAGGCCACGCCGAGCACACCCTCGTCACCAGCCATGCCGACCGAGAACATCGTTGGGAACAGCATGATCCGGCAGCTCCGGCTCCTGCGGCGCCGTGAGTGGTACACCTGGATCACTGTGTGGCCCTTCACGGTGCTCTACGTTGTCTCCGTTGTCCTCTACCTCTACCCCGAGCTCGTCTGGGACCGCGTGACGTATCTGGTGCATCAGACGTACATCGACTTCTTTCACGCCATCTGCTTGCCCATTCTCGTCTTCCTTCactccttcctctccctcttcacgATTTGGTCCGTGCGGTTTCGCGCTCGCATCATCTATCGGGCTGTGGCGATGGAGCAGCTAACCGTGGCGACGGATGTCCTGGTGGAGACGCACCTGCACAGGGGCGAGTCGGAGATCGTGCCTCTGCACCAggagggcgacgacggtCAGCCGCCGTGCTTTGTGTTCCAGCAGCGCAAGTGGAAGCTGGACGGGCATGAGGGTATTTTCGTGAAGCCGCGCTTCCCCACGAAGCACAGCTTCTCCTACTACATTCGGTGGGAGGGTCTCAACAAGGAGGCGGACCGCACGAAGCAGGTGGACGCGTACGGGCTCAACAAGATGGAGGTGGTCATCCCCGAGTTCCAGGACCTCTTCGTCGACCATGCCCTCTCCCCGTTCTTCGTGTTCCAAATGTTTTGCGTGCTGCTCTGGTGCCTCGACGAGTACTGGTACTACTCCCTCTTTACCGGTTTCATGATGGTGGGCATGGAGTGCACGACAGTCTACCAGCGCATCCGTAACATGCGCACGCTCCGCGACATGGCGGAGGTGCCAGTGCGCGACATTGACGTCATGCGTGGCGGCAAGCGCGTCACAATCAAGACCGATGCCCTGTTGCCGCTGGATATCATCGTGGTGCCGAGCAACGCCCCGTGCCCGGTTGACGCGTTGCTGGTGAAAGGCACTGCGGTGGTGAACGAGGCGACCCTGACCGGCGAGTCGACGCCGCAGCTTAAGGAGGCGCCGGATGACGTGGATATAGCCCTCAGCGTCAAGAAGCACGCGCGACACATGCTCTTCTCTGGCACGCAGATTCTGCTCAGCAATGGCCCTCACGAGACCTCCGAGGAGggcgcgcacagccgcgACAGGAGCAAGGCGCTCGCCGTCGTGCTGAAGACGGGCTTCGAGACGAAGCAAGgcaagctgctgcgcaccattCTGCACAGCCAGGGCCGCGTCAGCGAGAACAGCGGCGAGGCCTTTGGCTTCATTGGCGTGCTCGTGGTCTTCGCGCTGGCAGCCAGCGGCTACCTGCTGAAGCGTGGTCTCGCAGATCCGCACCGCAGCCGGTGGAAGCTTTTCCTGTCCTGCGTGCAGATCATCACTTCCGTGGTGCCGCCGGAGCTTCCGATGGAGCTGTCGCTGGCCGTCAACACAACTCTGCTTGCGCTGACGAAGCTGCAAGTGTTCTGCACAGAACCGTTCCGCATCCCGTATGCTGGAAAGGTAGACACGTGCTGCTTCGACAAGACCGGCACCCTCACCACGGACGAGATGCTCTTCGGCGGTGTGGACATGATCGATGGCAAGGGGCTGTTGAACAAGCTGAAGGCGATTCCGAAGTACTCGGAGATGGTGCTGGCTACGTGCCACTCCCTCGTCTACCTCGACGAAGAGACGCTGGCTGGAGATGAGATGGAGAAggccgccatcaccgccttGGGCTACCGTATCGACAGCGAGGACAACATTCTCTACGACCCCAAGCCTCTTAGGGATGAGGACAAGGAGGGGCAGGCGAAGGCCAAGAAGggggccgcggcgcagcagaagatGTACAAGGTTCTACTGCGCTTTCCTTTCCTCGccacgctgcgccgcatggCCTGCGTCGTCTCCGCCCCAGATGGCAAGTACATCGTCGCCAAGGGCTCGCCGGAGTCCATCGCTGCCCTGTGCGAGTCTGTCCCTGAAGACTGCCTGAAAATCgccgaggagacggcggcaaAGGGCTACCGCGTCATCGCCCTTGCGTATCGCTCGCTGACAGATGCGGAGCGGGCGTCAAAGGAGACCAttcttgcgctgcgccgcgagaACATCGAGAAGGGGCTGCGGTTTGCTGGTCTcgctgtgtatgtgtgcccGCTGAAGAAGGACGCCAAGGAGACGATCGAAAACTTGGAgggcggcagccaccgctgTGTCATCATCACCGGTGACAGCGTGCAGACGGCGATCTCGGTCGGCAAGGACGTGTCGATGCTGTTGTGCAAACGACAGCTGGTGGCGAAGGACgcggcaggtggcggagtAGAGTGGGTGGACTCGGTGTCGAGCGTGGTGCAGCCGGGGACGCCCCAGGACATCATCGCCAACACCTtccagcgcagccgtcgcaaGCTGACGCCGCGCGAAAACGAATGGGACCTCTGCGTGAACGCGGAGACGATCAGCCCGGAGTCGATGCAGTACATCATAGAGACGTACAACGAGCATGTCACCATCTGGGCTCGCTGCGCTCCGACACAGAAGGAGGAAATCGTCACAGACCTCAAGAAGAAGGATCA encodes:
- a CDS encoding putative cation-transporting ATPase — protein: MPTENIVGNSMIRQLRLLRRREWYTWITVWPFTVLYVVSVVLYLYPELVWDRVTYLVHQTYIDFFHAICLPILVFLHSFLSLFTIWSVRFRARIIYRAVAMEQLTVATDVLVETHLHRGESEIVPLHQEGDDGQPPCFVFQQRKWKLDGHEGIFVKPRFPTKHSFSYYIRWEGLNKEADRTKQVDAYGLNKMEVVIPEFQDLFVDHALSPFFVFQMFCVLLWCLDEYWYYSLFTGFMMVGMECTTVYQRIRNMRTLRDMAEVPVRDIDVMRGGKRVTIKTDALLPLDIIVVPSNAPCPVDALLVKGTAVVNEATLTGESTPQLKEAPDDVDIALSVKKHARHMLFSGTQILLSNGPHETSEEGAHSRDRSKALAVVLKTGFETKQGKLLRTILHSQGRVSENSGEAFGFIGVLVVFALAASGYLLKRGLADPHRSRWKLFLSCVQIITSVVPPELPMELSLAVNTTLLALTKLQVFCTEPFRIPYAGKVDTCCFDKTGTLTTDEMLFGGVDMIDGKGLLNKLKAIPKYSEMVLATCHSLVYLDEETLAGDEMEKAAITALGYRIDSEDNILYDPKPLRDEDKEGQAKAKKGAAAQQKMYKVLLRFPFLATLRRMACVVSAPDGKYIVAKGSPESIAALCESVPEDCLKIAEETAAKGYRVIALAYRSLTDAERASKETILALRRENIEKGLRFAGLAVYVCPLKKDAKETIENLEGGSHRCVIITGDSVQTAISVGKDVSMLLCKRQLVAKDAAGGGVEWVDSVSSVVQPGTPQDIIANTFQRSRRKLTPRENEWDLCVNAETISPESMQYIIETYNEHVTIWARCAPTQKEEIVTDLKKKDHIVMMAGDGTNDVGALKQAHAGIAVLNSASVAPKAENKELVVDPQPHNEPDVPADLKVPPHFKFTVVPPEPQVGTPFMEMMKWKMLEAKRKVEIKQITAWNKQLKEAEKTKADKKAAAPPPPLNGTGDSDFLMESLFNSEDENMGGPPMIKLGDASIAAPFTCRSKALTSVCDIIRLGRTTLVTTHMMYKILALNCLTQAYSMSVLHCAGVKFGEKQMILAGIILSVCFLFMSRSKPLTHLCRQRPVTKVFHPYMICTVFFQFALHLYCMMKTSWMVAEVDATTMSDMSKNYQEVEFKPTLLNSTMFLLTTLISGVTFAVNYRGEPFMQGIRKNRPMLIALIILGFVVFCFASEASPEFNEEFEITAFPTEAFRTRFTQLLLLDALGCFVVEKASLMLFTDY